The proteins below come from a single Mya arenaria isolate MELC-2E11 chromosome 8, ASM2691426v1 genomic window:
- the LOC128244403 gene encoding uncharacterized protein LOC128244403, protein MAARVIKQAASAKDWCFTLNNYTEEDCTTLEQLDVQYICYGREVGESGTPHIQGFVQMKKGIRMTALKKITPFHRAHLEKRRGTAPEARDYTSKDGEENWVERGFMSEEGVGQLTTLTEMALQNHDAEDLYTLINAKLMRQSAPSSKLEKKRLKSATSNAQLKVWQDWCVHHLDCQNDRKILWIEESPCAVQQPPLFEQNVERQMGHSPLDQTDRHHRR, encoded by the coding sequence atggcTGCTAGAGTTATAAAACAAGCGGCAAGTGCTAAAGACTGGTGTTTTACACTAAACAATTACACTGAAGAAGATTGTACAACACTAGAACAGTTAGATGTGCAATACATATGTTATGGACGTGAAGTAGGAGAAAGCGGCACCCCACATATTCAGGGTTTCGTGCAGATGAAGAAAGGGATACGTATGACTGCATTAAAAAAGATCACACCTTTCCATAGGGCACATCTGGAAAAGAGACGTGGAACAGCACCAGAAGCAAGGGACTACACATCAAAAGATGGTGAAGAGAACTGGGTGGAGCGTGGTTTCATGAGCGAAGAGGGGGTGGGGCAACTCACCACCCTTACTGAGATGGCCTTACAAAACCACGATGCTGAAGACCTCTACACACTCATAAACGCAAAATTGATGAGGCAGTCGGCGCCATCAAGCAAGTTAGAGAAAAAAAGGTTAAAGTCAGCCACGAGTAACGCCCAATTAAAGGTATGGCAAGATTGGTGCGTACATCACTTAGACTGTCAAAATGATAGAAAGATACTATGGATAGAAGAAAGTCCATGTGCTGTCCAACAACCTCCCTTGTTTGAACAAAATGTCGAGAGACAGATGGGACATTCACCGCTTGACCAGACTGACAGACACCATCGCAGATGA